From a single Apium graveolens cultivar Ventura chromosome 2, ASM990537v1, whole genome shotgun sequence genomic region:
- the LOC141702048 gene encoding uncharacterized protein LOC141702048 — MKNRLPEWDTNIVAWKGSLDDSRKKEIIITNPFAAGEEDINDWHNISQRLRSHERNPHHIESIARWVELEKRLKLSVTIDSTVQEKITQEKKHRKQVLERILAIVKRLGRNNLAFRGNSEKIYENNNRIFLQMIELLAEFDPIMQEHTRRILQGETHYHYLSHKIQNEMIQLLAQEVKGLIIDRVKDAKYFSVILDCTPDASNDEQMSLVLRCVNVSESPIRVQEFFNNFLKVYDTSRLGLYNELVEALNVHGLDIDNIRGQGYVNGSNVKGKNKGVQTRLLEKNLKAFYTPCACHSLNLILSDMAHCCSKAVSFFGVLQQIYSLFPASIKRWKVFTDHVQGLTVKPLSETRWESWVESVNAIRYQAPQIKEGLNYLVNSSEDAKTRSDVEILAIYNLQNFEFLLGMVIWYQLLYAINHVSKILQSEDMQTDVAIRELKGLLSFLQNYRKVGFQEAMVEATEIANKMEVEPIFVEKRVVHRKRQFDESMGEDVTQSAEENFKNNYFLYIIDQAISSLGTRILLTIPVTVVYAEQSFSKLKLIKSYLRSTMSQERLNGLARLSIEKDMVEKLDYVNLIDIFASKNARRVIFK; from the exons ATGAAAAATAGATTGCCAGAATGGGACACTAACATAGTTGCTTGGAAAGGTTCTTTAGATGATTCAAGGAAGaaggagattattattactaacccaTTTGCTGCgg GTGAAGAGGACATTAATGATTGGCATAACATCTCACAACGTCTTAGAAGTCATGAACGAAATCCACATCACATTGAATCTATTGCACGTTGGGTAGAATTGGAGAAAAGATTGAAGTTGAGTGTCACAATTGATTCAACTGTACAAGAAAAAATCACTCAAGAGAAGAAGCATCGGAAACAAGTGTTAGAGAGAATTCTTGCTATTGTGAAAAGACTTGGGAGAAATAATTTGGCATTTCGGGGTAATAGTgaaaaaatatatgaaaataatAATAGAATTTTTTTACAAATGATAGAACTACTTGCTGAGTTTGATCCTATTATGCAAGAACATACTCGTCGTATTTTACAAGGTGAGACACATTATCATTATTTGAGCCACAAAATTCAGAATGAGATGATACAACTATTGGCCCAAGAGGTCAAAGGTTTAATCATTGATAGAGTTAAAGATGCAAAATATTTTTCAGTTATATTAGATTGTACCCCGGATGCAAGTAATGATGAACAAATGTCTCTTGTCTTAAGATGTGTGAATGTCTCAGAAAGTCCAATCAGAGTTCAagaattttttaataattttctaAAGGTCTATGATACATCAAGACTTGGATTGTATAATGAACTCGTAGAGGCGTTAAATGTTCATGGGCTTGATATTGATAATATTAGAGGGCAGGGGTATGTCAACGGGTCTAATGTGAAGGGAAAGAATAAAGGTGTGCAAACTAGACTACTCGAGAAAAATCTGAAAGCCTTTTACACTCCTTGTGCTTGTCACTCTTTAAATCTAATACTATCTGATATGGCTCATTGTTGTTCCAAGGCTGTGTCTTTTTTTGGGGTGTTGCAGCAAATATACTCATTATTTCCAGCATCTATAAAGAGATGGAAAGTTTTTACTGATCATGTGCAAGGCCTAACTGTTAAGCCATTATCAGAAACACGTTGGGAAAGTTGGGTTGAGAGTGTTAATGCAATAAGATATCAAGCTCCGCAAATTAAAGAAGGTTTAAACTACTTGGTCAACAGTAGTGAAGACGCCAAAACAAGAAGTGATGTTGAAATATTGGCAATCTATAATCTTCAAAATTTTGAATTCTTGTTAGGAATGGTGATTTGGTATCAATTGTTATATGCAATTAATCATGTTAGCAAAATTCTTCAAAGTGAAGACATGCAAACTGATGTTGCTATCCGAGAATTAAAAGGtctcctttcatttcttcaaaattATAGAAAAGTTGGATTTCAGGAAGCTATGGTTGAAGCTACTGAGATTGCCAATAAGATGGAAGTTGAACCAATATTTGTGGAAAAGCGTGTGGTTCATAGAAAAAGGCAATTTGATGAGAGCATGGGTGAAGATGTGACACAATCAGCTGAggagaattttaagaataattatTTTCTCTACATTATTGATCAAGCTATTTCATCACTTGGTACCAG GATTCTTCTAACGATACCGGTTACTGTTGTTTATGCAGAACAGAGTTTTTCAAAGTTGAAGCTGATAAAATCCTACCTCCGTTCAACTATGTCTCAAGAAAGGTTAAATGGATTAGCTAGGTTATCAATAGAAAAGGATATGGTTGAAAAACTTGATTATGTAAATTTGATTGATATTTTTGCATCAAAAAATGCAAGACGTGTTAtatttaagtaa
- the LOC141708598 gene encoding uncharacterized protein LOC141708598, which translates to MDAYTQEKIQKFEEFIDLRLKPDLVRAIAERDKVFDQQKTFCDLKRNIENLEKNSVTSLRTLVNLGSEVYVQADVPDTRHIFVDVGLGFHVEFTWTEALNYISVREEKLARQIEECTRLIASIKAQIKMVCEGIRELLQIPAE; encoded by the exons ATGGATGCATATACTCAAGAAAAGATACAAAAATTTGAGGAATTCATCGATCTTCGTTTGAAGCCTGATCTTGTACGCGCAATTGCTGAAAG GGACAAGGTCTTCGATCAACAAAAGACTTT TTGTGATCTCAAAAGGAATATTGAGAATTTGGAGAAGAATAGCGTAACCAGTCTAAGGACATTGGTCAACCTTGGTTCTGAAGTTTATGTCCAAGCTGATGT GCCAGATACAAGACACATTTTTGTAGATGTTGGACTTGGATTTCATGTGGAGTTCACTTGGACTGAAGCTTTGAATTATATTTCAGTAAGAGAAGAAAAATTGGCCAG GCAAATAGAGGAGTGTACTCGACTGATTGCATCTATCAAAGCCCAGATCAAGATG GTTTGTGAGGGAATCAGAGAGTTGCTCCAAATTCCTGCAGAATGA